One genomic segment of Pseudomonas sp. p1(2021b) includes these proteins:
- a CDS encoding DUF6026 family protein, with protein sequence MGTLMPATPTQTLYVTVRRDELRRLKDERDQLRQQVAQLNLLLEQARCEDKAISL encoded by the coding sequence ATGGGTACATTGATGCCTGCTACTCCAACCCAGACCCTCTATGTCACCGTGCGCCGTGACGAGCTGCGCCGCCTGAAAGATGAACGCGACCAACTGCGCCAGCAGGTCGCCCAGTTGAACCTGCTGCTGGAGCAGGCGCGCTGCGAAGACAAAGCTATCAGCCTCTGA
- the gnd gene encoding phosphogluconate dehydrogenase (NAD(+)-dependent, decarboxylating), translating into MQLGIVGLGRMGGNIARRLMLAGHRTVVHDRNRDAVVALEGEGAQGAHDLGALVQKLKAPRAVWVMLPAGEPTEQTIAQLAELLEPGDAIIDGGNTFYKDDMRRASELAKRSLHYLDVGTSGGVWGLERGYCMMIGGEKAVFERLEPLFKALAPGVGDIPRTQGREGEPGRAEHGYIHAGPAGAGHYVKMVHNGIEYGLMQAYAEGFDLLRSKGGPELPEDQRFDLDVAEIAEVWRRGSVVTSWLLDLTADALVADPQLARFSGSVSDSGEGRWTIDAAVEQAVPVPVLSSALFARFRSRQQQGTYGDKILSAMRLGFGGHVEKGK; encoded by the coding sequence ATGCAACTGGGAATCGTCGGGCTGGGCCGCATGGGCGGCAATATCGCGAGAAGGCTGATGCTCGCAGGGCACCGGACCGTGGTGCATGACCGTAACCGCGATGCGGTCGTGGCATTGGAGGGCGAGGGCGCCCAAGGGGCCCACGACCTGGGTGCCCTGGTACAGAAGCTCAAGGCCCCGCGTGCCGTATGGGTGATGCTGCCGGCCGGCGAGCCCACCGAGCAGACCATTGCCCAGCTGGCCGAACTGCTGGAGCCGGGCGATGCGATCATCGACGGCGGCAACACCTTCTACAAGGACGACATGCGCCGCGCCAGCGAACTGGCCAAGCGCAGCCTGCACTACCTCGACGTCGGCACCTCCGGTGGCGTGTGGGGCCTGGAGCGTGGCTACTGCATGATGATCGGCGGCGAGAAGGCGGTGTTCGAGCGCCTGGAGCCGCTATTCAAGGCCCTGGCCCCGGGCGTGGGCGACATCCCTCGGACCCAGGGCCGTGAAGGCGAGCCGGGCCGCGCCGAGCATGGCTATATCCACGCAGGCCCTGCTGGTGCCGGGCACTACGTGAAAATGGTGCACAACGGCATCGAATACGGCCTGATGCAGGCCTACGCCGAGGGCTTCGACCTGCTGCGCAGCAAAGGCGGCCCGGAGCTGCCCGAAGACCAGCGCTTCGACCTCGACGTGGCCGAGATCGCCGAAGTGTGGCGCCGTGGCAGCGTGGTCACCTCCTGGCTGCTCGACCTCACCGCCGATGCCCTGGTGGCCGACCCGCAGCTGGCGCGCTTCAGTGGCTCGGTGTCCGACAGCGGGGAAGGCCGCTGGACCATCGACGCCGCCGTCGAACAGGCCGTGCCGGTGCCGGTGCTGTCCAGTGCGCTGTTCGCCCGCTTCCGTTCCCGCCAGCAGCAAGGGACCTACGGCGACAAGATCCTCTCGGCCATGCGCCTGGGCTTTGGCGGCCACGTCGAGAAAGGCAAATGA
- the zwf gene encoding glucose-6-phosphate dehydrogenase — translation MKPQKIPAAPPCTLFLFGANGDLVKRLLMPALYNLSRDGLLDRNLRIVGVDHNPATAQAFADRLHDFMAERDKGEGANKCLDDKRWARLAKRLDYQTGDFLDPATYAAIARRIDKTAHGNAIFYLATSPRFFPEVAQRLGDAGLLDESGGGFRRVVVEKPFGTDLASAEALNACLLGVMTERQIYRIDHYLGKETVQNILVSRFSNGLFESFWNNHYIDHIQITAAETVGVETRGAFYDNTGALRDMVPNHLFQLLAMVAMEPPAAFAADAVRSEKAKVIGAIRPWSQKMALKNSVRGQYVAGKQGRKRLAGYRQEPNVAPDSRTETYVALKVMIDNWRWAGVPFYLRTGKRMSVRDTEIAICFKPAPYAQFRESELERPKPNYLKIQIQPNEGMWFDLQAKRPGPELVMENVELGFAYKDFFQMTPATGYETLIYDCLTGDQTLFQRADNIENGWRAVQPFLDAWASGGEVHEYAAGEDGPEAGNELLTRDKREWHTLG, via the coding sequence ATGAAGCCACAGAAGATTCCCGCCGCGCCGCCGTGCACCTTGTTCCTGTTCGGCGCCAACGGCGACCTGGTCAAGCGCCTGCTGATGCCGGCGCTGTACAACCTCAGCCGCGATGGCCTGCTGGACCGCAACCTGCGTATCGTCGGCGTGGACCACAACCCGGCCACCGCGCAGGCGTTCGCCGACCGCCTGCATGATTTCATGGCCGAGCGCGACAAGGGCGAAGGCGCCAACAAATGCCTGGATGACAAGCGCTGGGCACGCCTTGCCAAGCGCCTGGACTACCAGACCGGCGATTTCCTCGACCCCGCCACTTATGCCGCCATCGCCCGGCGCATCGACAAGACCGCCCACGGCAATGCCATCTTCTACCTGGCCACTTCGCCGCGCTTCTTCCCCGAAGTGGCGCAGCGCCTGGGCGATGCCGGCCTGCTGGACGAGTCCGGCGGCGGCTTTCGCCGGGTCGTGGTGGAAAAGCCCTTCGGCACCGACCTTGCCAGCGCCGAAGCCCTGAACGCCTGCCTGCTGGGGGTGATGACCGAGCGGCAGATCTACCGGATCGACCATTACCTGGGCAAGGAGACGGTGCAGAACATCCTGGTCAGCCGCTTCTCCAACGGCCTGTTCGAGTCGTTCTGGAACAACCACTACATCGACCATATCCAGATCACCGCCGCCGAAACCGTCGGCGTCGAGACCCGCGGTGCCTTCTACGACAACACCGGCGCCCTGCGCGACATGGTGCCCAATCACCTGTTCCAGTTGCTGGCGATGGTCGCCATGGAGCCCCCGGCCGCATTCGCCGCCGACGCCGTGCGCAGCGAGAAGGCCAAGGTGATCGGCGCCATCCGCCCCTGGTCGCAGAAGATGGCGCTGAAGAACTCCGTGCGCGGCCAGTACGTGGCCGGCAAGCAAGGCCGCAAGCGCCTGGCGGGTTACCGGCAGGAGCCCAACGTGGCCCCCGACAGCCGCACCGAGACCTATGTGGCCTTGAAGGTGATGATCGACAACTGGCGCTGGGCCGGCGTGCCGTTCTACCTGCGCACCGGCAAGCGCATGAGCGTGCGCGACACCGAAATCGCCATCTGCTTCAAGCCCGCGCCCTATGCCCAGTTCCGCGAGTCGGAGCTGGAGCGGCCCAAGCCCAACTACCTGAAGATCCAGATCCAGCCCAACGAGGGCATGTGGTTCGACCTGCAGGCCAAGCGCCCGGGCCCCGAGCTGGTGATGGAGAACGTCGAGCTGGGCTTCGCCTACAAGGACTTCTTCCAGATGACCCCGGCGACCGGCTACGAGACGCTGATCTACGACTGTCTCACCGGCGACCAGACCCTGTTCCAGCGTGCCGACAACATCGAGAACGGTTGGCGCGCGGTGCAGCCGTTCCTGGATGCCTGGGCCAGCGGCGGCGAGGTGCATGAATACGCCGCCGGCGAGGATGGCCCTGAGGCGGGCAACGAGCTGCTTACGCGTGACAAGCGGGAGTGGCATACCTTGGGTTGA
- a CDS encoding glycoside hydrolase family 15 protein, with product MPAPIEDYALLGNCRSAALVSRDGSLDWLCLPRFDAPAVFAALLGNEENGRWRLAPCDLVETTHRRYLDDTLILETTYTTASGRARVLDFMPLGEHSAVVRMVEGLAGETGFEMDLVLRFDYGRSVPWVERIDPLTLSAVAGPDRLILRSTEPVHSHDHHSVCRFRVHAGQRQVFSLRHQLSHLPPQPDFDVDQALENSHTQWQAFAARCPDVGPWTALVRRSLLTLKALTYAPTGGMVAAATTSLPERIGGERNWDYRYCWLRDATMTLLALMNLGYFDEAQAWREWLLRSVAGNPEQMQIMYGLAGERDLPEFTLPWLSGYEQSRPVRIGNAAAQQLQLDIYGELADAMTQAIRGGLPRHPRSSAIARLILPYLERIWREPDEGLWEVRGGRQHFVHSKVMAWVAFDRAASLAETTEEDRERGRHYRQVADEIHREVCQQGLDAKRQCFVQAYGSTEVDASLLQIALTGFLPAEDPRFLRTLAEIEKRLLRNGLLLRYDSDRCSDGLTPGEGTFLVCSFWLADVYVLLGRQEEARALYERLAGLCNDVGLLAEQYDPVGKRMLGNFPQAFSHIGIINTALNLHRAQCPVRDRASCS from the coding sequence ATGCCAGCCCCGATCGAAGACTACGCCCTATTGGGCAACTGCCGCAGCGCCGCCCTGGTCAGCCGCGACGGTTCATTGGACTGGTTGTGCCTGCCACGTTTCGATGCCCCGGCAGTCTTCGCCGCGCTGCTGGGCAACGAGGAAAACGGCCGCTGGCGCCTGGCCCCCTGCGACCTGGTGGAAACCACCCACCGGCGCTACCTCGACGACACCCTGATCCTGGAAACCACCTACACCACCGCCAGCGGTCGTGCCCGCGTTCTGGATTTCATGCCGCTGGGCGAGCACAGCGCCGTGGTCCGCATGGTCGAAGGCCTGGCCGGCGAAACCGGCTTCGAGATGGACTTGGTGCTGCGCTTCGACTACGGCCGCAGCGTGCCCTGGGTGGAAAGGATCGACCCCCTGACCCTGAGTGCCGTCGCCGGCCCAGACCGCCTCATCCTGCGCAGTACCGAGCCCGTCCATTCCCACGACCACCACAGCGTTTGTCGCTTCCGCGTCCACGCCGGTCAACGCCAGGTGTTCAGCCTGCGCCATCAGCTGTCGCACCTGCCCCCGCAGCCGGACTTCGATGTCGACCAGGCCCTGGAAAACAGCCATACCCAATGGCAGGCCTTCGCTGCCCGCTGCCCCGACGTCGGCCCCTGGACGGCCCTGGTCCGCCGCTCTCTGCTGACCCTCAAGGCCCTGACCTACGCCCCTACCGGTGGCATGGTCGCCGCTGCTACCACCTCCTTGCCTGAGCGCATCGGCGGCGAGCGCAACTGGGACTACCGCTACTGCTGGCTACGCGACGCCACCATGACCCTGCTGGCGCTGATGAACCTCGGCTATTTCGACGAAGCCCAGGCCTGGCGCGAATGGCTGCTGCGCTCGGTGGCCGGCAACCCGGAACAGATGCAAATCATGTACGGCCTGGCCGGTGAGCGCGACCTGCCGGAATTCACCCTGCCGTGGCTCAGTGGCTACGAACAGTCCCGGCCCGTTCGCATCGGCAACGCCGCCGCCCAACAGCTGCAATTGGATATCTACGGCGAACTTGCCGACGCCATGACCCAGGCCATTCGTGGCGGCCTGCCCCGGCACCCGCGCAGCTCCGCCATCGCCCGCCTGATCCTGCCGTACCTGGAGCGCATCTGGCGCGAGCCTGACGAGGGCCTCTGGGAAGTGCGTGGCGGGCGGCAGCACTTCGTGCATTCCAAGGTCATGGCCTGGGTCGCCTTCGACCGCGCCGCGAGCCTTGCCGAAACCACCGAGGAGGACCGCGAGCGCGGGCGGCACTACCGGCAGGTGGCCGATGAGATTCACCGCGAAGTCTGCCAGCAGGGGCTCGACGCCAAACGCCAATGCTTCGTGCAGGCCTACGGCTCGACGGAGGTGGACGCCAGCTTGCTGCAGATCGCCTTGACCGGTTTTCTGCCGGCGGAGGATCCACGCTTCCTACGCACGTTGGCGGAAATCGAAAAGCGCCTGCTGCGCAACGGTTTGCTGCTGCGCTACGACAGCGACCGCTGCAGTGACGGGCTGACACCGGGGGAGGGGACGTTCCTGGTGTGCTCGTTCTGGCTGGCGGATGTGTACGTGCTGCTGGGCCGGCAGGAAGAGGCGCGGGCGCTGTATGAGCGGTTGGCGGGGCTGTGCAACGACGTCGGTCTGTTGGCTGAGCAGTACGACCCGGTGGGCAAGCGCATGCTCGGCAATTTCCCGCAGGCGTTCAGCCATATCGGGATCATCAATACCGCGCTGAACCTGCACCGGGCGCAGTGTCCGGTGCGGGATCGGGCGAGTTGCAGCTGA
- a CDS encoding DUF72 domain-containing protein — translation MNVFIGCAGWSVPSAYAEVFAQAGSHLQRYAARLGAVEINSSFYRPHKPQTYARWAASVPDHFRFSVKMPRAITHEQRLHASDALLDAFLEQCGELGERLGCLLVQLPPSLRYEPQVARRFFEAVRRRHTGPLALEPRHASWQCAGPLLTDLQIAQVAASPARFESDAQPGGWPGLIYWRLHGEPRIYYSDYAEAYLQRLAAELRASRAANVPTWCIFDNTAGGAALGNALALQDRLDMSR, via the coding sequence ATGAACGTGTTCATCGGCTGTGCCGGTTGGAGCGTACCCAGCGCCTATGCCGAGGTGTTTGCGCAGGCGGGCAGCCATCTGCAGCGCTACGCCGCGAGGTTGGGGGCGGTGGAGATCAACAGCTCGTTCTACCGCCCGCACAAGCCCCAGACCTACGCCCGCTGGGCCGCCTCGGTGCCTGATCATTTTCGCTTCTCGGTGAAGATGCCCAGGGCGATCACCCATGAGCAGCGCCTGCACGCCAGCGATGCATTGCTCGATGCATTTCTCGAACAGTGCGGGGAGCTGGGCGAACGCCTGGGCTGCCTGTTGGTGCAGTTGCCGCCTTCGTTGCGATACGAACCACAGGTCGCCCGGCGCTTCTTCGAAGCGGTACGCAGGCGCCATACCGGGCCGCTGGCGTTGGAGCCACGGCACGCGTCATGGCAGTGCGCAGGGCCGTTGCTGACCGATCTACAGATCGCCCAGGTGGCCGCCAGCCCCGCGCGTTTCGAAAGCGATGCCCAGCCCGGCGGATGGCCAGGGCTGATCTATTGGCGTTTGCATGGTGAACCACGGATCTACTACAGCGACTACGCCGAGGCCTACCTGCAGCGCCTGGCCGCAGAGCTTCGAGCGAGCCGCGCGGCGAACGTGCCGACCTGGTGCATTTTCGACAACACCGCCGGCGGTGCCGCCTTGGGGAATGCCCTGGCGCTGCAGGACCGCCTGGACATGTCCCGATGA
- a CDS encoding DUF488 family protein: MNDMPDKVFTVGHSTRSIEAFVALMRSFGVQVVVDIRTVPRSRTNPQYNLDVLPGLLQQEGMDHRRIAALGGLRKKSKTVAPHTNGLWRNRSFHNYADHALGAEFAAGLDELIELSEARRCAIMCSEAVWWRCHRRIVADHLLVRGIEVMHIMDIGKATRAQLTPGAEVHGLKVEYPLP, translated from the coding sequence ATGAACGACATGCCGGACAAGGTATTCACCGTGGGGCATTCGACCCGGTCGATCGAAGCCTTCGTCGCATTGATGCGCAGCTTCGGCGTGCAGGTGGTGGTCGACATCAGGACGGTTCCCCGGTCCCGTACCAACCCGCAGTACAACCTGGACGTGTTACCTGGCTTACTACAGCAGGAGGGCATGGATCACCGCCGGATCGCGGCGTTGGGCGGGCTGCGCAAGAAATCGAAGACCGTTGCGCCGCACACCAATGGGTTGTGGCGCAACCGCAGCTTTCACAACTATGCCGACCATGCGTTGGGTGCCGAGTTCGCCGCGGGGCTGGATGAGCTGATCGAGCTCAGTGAAGCCCGGCGCTGCGCGATCATGTGTTCCGAGGCGGTCTGGTGGCGTTGTCATCGGCGCATCGTCGCCGATCATCTGCTGGTACGGGGAATCGAGGTCATGCACATCATGGACATCGGCAAGGCCACCCGGGCGCAGCTGACGCCAGGTGCCGAGGTTCATGGCTTGAAGGTCGAATATCCGCTCCCATAG
- a CDS encoding NAD(P)-dependent alcohol dehydrogenase, whose amino-acid sequence MQVNAYGAHAGNQPLEPLRITRRAPGAHDVQIQIAFCGICHSDLHQARSEWEGTHYPCVPGHEIVGRVTAVGAHVASFKPGDLVGVGCIVDSCKHCDDCDAGLENYCDGMVGTYNFPTPDAPGWTLGGYSEAIVVHERYVLRIGHPEAQLAAVAPLLCAGITTYSPLRHWNAGPGKKVGVVGIGGLGHMGIKLAHAMGAHVVAFTTSENKREAALALGADEVVVSRDAQQMAAHAQSFDFILNTVAAPHDLDAFLVLLKRDGAMTLVGAPASPHSSPNVFNLIMKRRTLAGSMIGGIPETQEMLDFCAEHGIVADIELVRAEQINEAYERMLRGEVKYRFVIDNASLAG is encoded by the coding sequence ATGCAAGTCAATGCCTACGGCGCCCATGCCGGCAACCAACCCCTGGAGCCGCTGCGCATCACCCGGCGCGCCCCCGGTGCCCACGATGTCCAGATCCAGATCGCCTTCTGCGGCATCTGCCATTCAGACCTTCACCAGGCGCGCTCCGAGTGGGAAGGCACCCACTACCCCTGCGTGCCGGGCCACGAGATCGTCGGCCGCGTGACGGCAGTCGGTGCACACGTCGCCTCGTTCAAGCCAGGCGACCTGGTCGGCGTGGGCTGCATCGTCGACAGTTGCAAGCACTGCGATGACTGCGACGCAGGCCTGGAGAACTACTGCGACGGCATGGTCGGCACCTACAACTTCCCGACCCCGGATGCCCCGGGCTGGACGCTGGGCGGTTATTCCGAGGCCATCGTCGTGCATGAACGCTACGTGCTGCGCATCGGCCACCCCGAAGCGCAACTGGCGGCGGTGGCGCCGCTGCTGTGCGCGGGGATCACCACCTATTCGCCGCTGCGCCATTGGAATGCCGGGCCAGGCAAGAAGGTCGGCGTGGTCGGTATCGGCGGCCTGGGACACATGGGGATCAAGCTGGCCCACGCCATGGGTGCCCATGTGGTGGCGTTCACCACCTCCGAGAACAAGCGCGAAGCGGCCCTGGCGCTGGGCGCGGACGAGGTGGTGGTGTCGCGTGATGCGCAGCAGATGGCCGCCCATGCCCAGAGCTTCGACTTCATCCTCAACACGGTCGCAGCGCCCCATGACCTGGATGCCTTCCTGGTCCTGCTCAAGCGCGACGGGGCGATGACCCTGGTGGGCGCGCCAGCCTCGCCGCACTCCTCGCCCAACGTCTTCAACCTGATCATGAAGCGCCGCACCCTGGCCGGTTCGATGATCGGCGGCATTCCCGAGACCCAGGAGATGCTCGATTTCTGCGCCGAGCATGGCATCGTCGCGGATATCGAACTGGTGCGTGCCGAGCAGATCAACGAGGCCTACGAACGGATGCTGCGGGGCGAGGTGAAGTATCGGTTCGTGATCGACAACGCCAGCCTGGCTGGCTGA
- a CDS encoding GNAT family N-acetyltransferase codes for MTDLTYRPATPDDAAMCIRIRGMTRENAFSEEELRALGITIESWNTGIRNGSCPGFIACVKGQMIGYCFGDRNTGEIVVLALLPAYEGQGVGKMLLAMMVDTLKNQGFHRLFLACSSDPSVRSYGFYRHLGWRPTGEKDEFEDDILEIQLDHD; via the coding sequence ATGACCGACCTGACCTATCGCCCTGCCACGCCCGATGACGCTGCCATGTGTATCAGGATCCGAGGTATGACTCGGGAAAATGCATTTTCAGAAGAAGAGCTGCGTGCACTTGGCATCACTATCGAATCTTGGAACACGGGCATCCGAAACGGCAGTTGCCCTGGCTTCATCGCCTGTGTGAAGGGTCAAATGATTGGCTATTGCTTTGGCGATCGGAATACCGGCGAGATTGTTGTCCTGGCGCTTCTGCCTGCGTACGAAGGCCAGGGAGTCGGCAAAATGCTTCTTGCGATGATGGTCGACACACTCAAGAATCAAGGGTTTCATCGCCTCTTCTTAGCTTGTTCCAGCGATCCGAGCGTTCGTTCCTATGGCTTCTATCGACACCTGGGATGGAGGCCGACAGGGGAAAAGGACGAATTCGAAGACGACATTCTCGAAATCCAGTTAGATCATGATTAA
- a CDS encoding aldose 1-epimerase family protein, whose protein sequence is MRSPKHFLALTALFATTQAMAWDYVLLDTDKPAQSWQITSQELGIKTDKPFSVTMRTLHGGRQEGVSIVDIDNGTMKLSVVPTRGMNVLQASVGDVRMGWDSPVKEVVNPSFIELNGRNGLGWLEGFNELVTRCGYEWVGHPGIDNGELLTLHGRAANIPASNVTLHIDEKPPYAITLRGELKEQAFKKVDFSIATELVTQPGSVAFTLNDTLTNNGDYPKEYQALYHSNFSTPFLEQGARFAAPVKQVSPFNDKAKGDLPDWQTYRAPTKDYDETVYNVVPYADAKGDTVTVLHNKAGTLGVSVGFNTRTLPVFSLWKNTDTQGQGYVTGLEPGTSFSYNRRYQRPLNLVPTIGPKQRRQFHISYSLLADKAAVDQALKRVSEIQGGRETQVRQTPLVDLTKG, encoded by the coding sequence ATGCGCTCCCCCAAACACTTCCTTGCACTCACCGCCCTGTTCGCGACCACCCAGGCGATGGCTTGGGACTATGTCCTGCTCGACACCGACAAACCCGCCCAGAGCTGGCAGATCACCAGCCAGGAGCTGGGCATAAAGACCGACAAGCCCTTCAGCGTCACGATGCGTACCTTGCACGGCGGTCGGCAGGAGGGTGTCAGCATCGTCGACATCGATAACGGCACGATGAAACTTTCGGTGGTGCCGACTCGCGGAATGAACGTCTTGCAGGCCTCGGTCGGTGATGTGCGCATGGGCTGGGATTCGCCAGTCAAGGAAGTGGTCAACCCCTCCTTCATCGAACTCAATGGGCGCAATGGCCTAGGCTGGCTGGAAGGTTTCAACGAGCTGGTCACCCGCTGCGGTTACGAATGGGTCGGCCACCCCGGCATCGACAACGGCGAGCTGCTGACCCTGCACGGTCGGGCCGCCAACATTCCTGCGAGCAATGTCACCCTGCACATCGATGAGAAACCACCGTACGCCATTACCTTGCGTGGCGAACTGAAAGAGCAGGCATTCAAGAAGGTCGACTTCTCCATCGCGACCGAATTGGTTACTCAACCCGGCAGCGTGGCGTTCACGCTCAACGACACCCTCACCAACAACGGCGACTATCCGAAGGAATACCAGGCGCTGTATCACAGTAACTTCAGCACCCCATTCCTGGAGCAGGGCGCTCGTTTCGCCGCCCCGGTGAAACAGGTGTCGCCGTTCAACGACAAGGCCAAGGGCGACCTGCCCGATTGGCAAACCTACCGCGCTCCCACCAAGGACTATGACGAAACGGTCTACAACGTGGTGCCCTATGCCGATGCCAAGGGCGATACAGTGACCGTGTTGCATAACAAGGCCGGCACCCTGGGCGTTTCGGTCGGTTTCAACACTCGGACACTGCCTGTGTTTTCCTTGTGGAAGAATACCGATACCCAAGGCCAGGGCTATGTCACGGGATTGGAGCCAGGAACGAGTTTTTCCTATAACCGCCGTTACCAGCGGCCACTGAACCTGGTGCCGACAATCGGACCGAAGCAACGCCGGCAGTTCCACATCAGCTACAGCCTATTGGCGGACAAGGCGGCTGTGGACCAGGCCTTGAAACGGGTGAGCGAGATACAGGGTGGGCGCGAAACCCAGGTGCGGCAGACGCCGTTGGTTGATCTGACCAAGGGGTAA